Part of the Bifidobacterium crudilactis genome is shown below.
CGGAATACCAGCCATCGGCGGGAATATCCTCCCATCCCAGGTTCACGGGAATCTGCACGACGGCCACGCCGTTCTTGGAGTACGCCTGACGCATGGCCTCGTCGATGACGTGAGGCATCTGAGCGGCTGTGGAGACCTGTCGGTTGTATACGGCGACATCGGCATAGATGGGATTCTGGTTCATCTCCTGGAAGGTGTCCATATTGAGTCCCGCGGTGCCGAACTGACCGATCAGAGCCAGTACCGGCACATGCTCCTCGCGTGCGTCATACAGGCCGTTGAGCGTATGCGTGCCTCCGGGGCCGGCGGACCCGAAGCATACACCGATATGGCCGGTGTACTTGGCGTGCATGGAGGCGGCCATCGCGCCGACCTCCTCGTGTCGGACCTGGATGTAGTCGATGTTCTCGCGTTCCACGAAGAGGGCGTCCATCAGCGAGTTGATCGATCCGCCCGGAATGCCATACAGATGCTTGACCCCCCAGGATTCCAGAACCTTGACGGTCGCCACCGCCGCCTTGATGGTTCCTTCCTTGTGCTGGTTCGCCGTCCTGCTGTCGAATCCAAACTGAATGACGTTCTTGGCCATGATCGCTCCTTTGCGTCCTGTACATCCCTTACGTCCGCACATCAGTGCGAAGCTTCCTTGCCGTGCAGTTGAGCAGCTATGAGCTCTTTCCCGATGGTGTTCAATCGGCGTCACTACATTGTCTTTCTCAACACTGTGTCTTCCGCCACTGTGTCTTTCGCCGTATCCCAAGCGCTCCCCTGCACCGTTATGGACACCCTAACATTCACTGATTGGAGATTGCCCCGCCATTCATATGAGCTTCATCACATCCATGACGGCGCAAGCCCGTGACATGTCTCAATCTCCTCGGCATCGGCATGACCTTCGATGACGGTGATGCCTGTGCTGGCGGCAAGGACGCCGCATACGACATACTTTCCCCGACTTTCCCCGACTTGCTCCGGACAAACACGGTCCTTTCACGCCAGTGGCACGACATTCTCCCGCCTGACCGTTAGACTTGTAGCACTATGGCTGCTTTCACTTCATTGACCGATAGACTATCCGGGGCTTTCAAGCATCTGCGTTCCAAGGGCAAACTCACGCCCGCGGACATCGACGCCACCATTCGTGAGATACGTCGCGCCCTGCTCGACGCCGATGTCGCACTTGACGTGGTGCGCTCCTTCACAGCACAGGTCCGCGAACGCGCACTCGGCGAGGAAGTCTCGAAGGCTCTGAATCCGGCGCAGCAGATTGTCAGCATCGTCAATGAGGAATTGACGAAGGTTCTTGGCTCAGGAGTGGATAGGCCACTCAACTTCGCCAAGAAACCACCGACCATCATTATGCTTGCCGGTCTGCAGGGTGCGGGTAAAACCACCTTGGCGGGCAAGCTCGGCTATTGGCTGAAAGACACCGGGCACACGCCGTTGCTCGTCGCCGCCGACCTGCAACGTCCGAACGCCGTCACACAGCTTCAGGTGGTGGGGGAACGTGCCGGCGTACCGGTGTACGCACCGGAACCGGGCGTGCAGTCAGGTTCCTCGGACGTGGTCTCCCCCGGTCAGTCGACCGGCGACCCGGTGAAGGTCGCCCGCGATTCCGTGCGTCTCGCCCAGGACAAGCTGTATGACACCGTCATCATCGATACCGCCGGACGCCTTGGTGTCGATCAGGAGCTGATGGCTCAGGCACGCAATATCCGTGACGCCGTGCAACCCAACGAGATTCTGTTCGTCATCGACGCGATGATCGGCCAGGACGCGGTGCAGACCGCCAAGGCCTTTGACGAGGGTGTCGATTTCACCGGCGTGGTGCTCTCCAAACTCGATGGTGACGCCCGTGGCGGTGCCGCGCTTTCCGTCGCCAGCGTCACCGGCAAGCCGATTCTGTTCGCCTCGACAGGTGAAGGACTCAAGGACTTCGAGGTCTTCCACCCTGACCGCATGGCCTCGCGCATCCTGGATATGGGCGACATTCTCACACTCATCGAGCAGGCTCAGAAGCAGTTCGACGAGGAGGAGGCCCGTGAAGCGGCCGCGAAACTTTCCGACGGCAGTTTCGGTCTCGATGATTTCATGTCCCAACTGCAGCAGGTACGCAAACTCGGCTCGATGAAAAGCCTGCTTGGCATGATTCCGGGCATGGCGCAGCACCGCAAGGAACTCGAGCAGTTCGATGAAAAAGAAATCGACCGTACCGAAGCCATCATCAATTCGATGACCCCACAGGAACGCCACGAGCCGAAAATCATCAATGGCTCACGCCGCGCCCGCATCGCCTACGGTGCAGGCACCACCGTCTCGGCGGTTAACGGTCTTCTGCAGCGTTTCGAACAAGCCGCCAAGATGATGCGCCGTATGAGCAACGGCTCACGAGGAATGCCGGGCATGCCAGGAATGCCAGGCATGGGAGGGGCTGCAGGCGCCGGCAAAAAGGGCGGCAAGAAATCGAAGAAACGCAACTCCAAATCAGGCAACCCGATGAAGCGCGAAGCCGAGGAGAAGGCGCTGCGCGAGAGGCTGAGCGGCAACGGTCCGAAGTCCTCAGGATCGGCGTTCAGCAAGAAGCCTCAGACTCCCGCAGGCATGCCTGACATGCCCCCAAATCTCGGTGGCGGTCTTGGCGGCTTGCTCGGCAACTAAGAGCCTCTATGCTGCTGTGGCTTATCTGCGCGGTGATTGCCATTTGGATGGCATTGCGACATATCCCCTCCCGATGGGATGTGTATCGGCCCTTGCCCGAACTCATCGCGCTCATCCCATTGCTGTGGATTCCCACTGCCTTGATCCTGTTGGCATGCGTTCTCGCCGGAGCGGTGCCCCAGGGCATCACCGCCGCTGCGTTGCTCTGCGTGCAAGGGCTGTGGCATGCGGCGATGATCCTGGATATGCCGGGACCTTTGCTGAGACTTACAGGACTGCCCGAACGCCGGAGCACTGCCGAACATGGCGCGCACTCCGGGGATGCTCTTCATGTGATGACGCTCAATTGCCGCTTCGGACGGGCCGACCCGGTATCGGTCATCCGCACGGTTCGGGACAACCACATCGATGTTCTCGCACTTCAGGAAGTGACGCCGGAGTTGCTGCAATCCTTGGAAACAGCTGGATTAGACACTGAATTGCCGTATACCGTCACCGGAGCATCCCGTGACGACGACAACGGCGGCAGCAATGCGCTACTGCTGAGAGTCGAAGCAAATTCCAGTGAGGAATCCTCAATCACCTTGCCTGCTGCAGCGATACCGACCGCGACCCTGACACTCGGCGAAACCGGCATCCGCTTCGCATCGGCGCATCCGAAATCACCGGGCAGAGGCGGGAGATTCTGGCATCAGGGCATTCAGTCTCTGGGTGAACTGGGAGGATCACCGTCTCATTGGGATTCGGAACCCACCCCTTCCGACGCATGGTCGGACCAGCAGATTCCGGCTTCCGCAAAGACTCGAAGAGCGAGCGCAGTGGAAACGGTGCTGCTCGGTGATCTCAATTCAAGCCTCTACCATCCGGTTTTCAGGTCTTTGCTCCGCACATCGAGTTTCGTCGACGCATCCTATGAACTCGGCAAAGGCTATCACTACACATTCCCGTCATCCTGGCGGTGGATTCCGGCCTTGATAGAGATTGACCATGTTCTGCTCACACCGGGTCTGCGTCCGGTCGCCCTGAAGTCATTGCCGATACCCGGCTCGGACCATCGTGCACTGGTCGCATCGATACGCGTGGCCTGACCGCGTAAAGCCTTCTTTCTCCCTGTTAGCAGTACGAATACCGGAAACGTCCTCATCCCCCTCTGCGGTGGATGAGGACGTTTCCGGTATTTCAGAAAGACCAACAGCAGCCCCTCCTCAGTGATTCAACCTCAAGCATAACCTAATCAATACTCTATGTAAATATTATTACACCAATAGTAATTTTACCCACTTCATTAGAGAGTAAATATGGCCAAGAACACTGTACGAAAACACTTCCCGGGCCTTGCGGCGTTGAAATCCGCAAGTGCCAAGGCACTGGGCGCAGGACTCGCCTGCGTGCTGCTTGTCGGCACCGCGGTCACACCGGCATACGCCGATACGTCCGATGACCTGAAATCCTCCCTGACCAGCACATGCGTGGCGCAACTGGCGACGAGCGATTCCCAAAAGCCTCTTTACGAGAGCATCTGCGCGCAGATTGTCGACAAGACCTACGATGCCCTGACCAAGATCGACCGTGAAACCGCCCTGCTGGTCATGCGGCAGGTGGCATCTTCGGTTGCCGCCTACGCTCAGGAAATCAGCGAGAAGGTCCTTGCAGGGGACCTCGCCTTGGAGGATGTCGACGACGACATCAAGCAGACCATCGACAATCTCATCGACGAAGCCGGCGAACAGGTCAAGACCGCGGTTTCGAGCATGGTGTACGAAGAGCTGTACACCTCGCACATCGTTGACGGCAAACCTGGAATCGATGGCAGCAATCATACGAGCGAGTATTGGCAAGCCTACGATGCCGCTTATGCAAGCAATCTTGCTCTTATGCAAAACGAAGAGGGAGTCGCCATAGCTCAGCAAGCCGTGGCGGCAGCACAAGCAGAGTTGGATAAGAATGTATCCACCCTCAACACATATCAATCCCTTGTCAACGGCAGTCCCTCCATATTGGAACAAATTGCTAATGGTTCTGCAACTTACAGCAACGGGAAAATTACTTCAGGCGGGAGCATTGTTTCCATTACAGATGGTGGTTTGAAAATTGCCTTGGGTCTTCTTCAGGGTGCGAAAGACGCACTGACAAACTTCGACACCGGCAAGCAAAAGGCAACCGACTGTGTTAACCAAAAGGAAGGTAGCACATACACGGTACTAGGGTTGGGAACTTTCAGCTGCGTTGGAGGGGGCACGTTCTCGTCACAAAATGCGGCACGTAAAGCAGCCCAGACTGCACTCAGTACGACGTACACCGACCCAGCAAAGAACGCGCTTAATGATGCTCTGACGAGCGGCGTTAGCGCCGCTTCCAGTACCGCTAACACGGTTATCGACCAGATACGCTCCACAATTGGCCAACCAGCCGACCAAAGCACAGGTGCGGGAGCCACAGGTCTTTATCAAGCGCTCGCTGAAGTTGAAGCGGCTTTGAACAATAAAGAATTATCGGCCGAGGAGCGAGCTCGGCAGCTAACCCACACGACATCAGCATTGCCAGCAGAACAAGCCCAGCAGCTCGCCGCGAGCACCGCTGCCGAGGCCATCTCAACAGCCGTGGCATCGGCCGTTACCTCGGCATTGCATTCAGTCAAGCAGCAGCTCTTCGATGCCATCGAAGAAGCCGCCAAGCAGATTGCCGATGCCGTAAACGCCGCATTGGATGCCGCCGCGCAAGAGGCCAAAAAGCAACTTGAAGAGATTCGCAGCGAAATTGCGAAGATTCAGGCCGAGCTTCAGGACCTCGCCGACCAGGTCGAGCAGGGGGTCGAATCCGCAAAGCAGCGTTATGCCGAACTCTTGAGCCGTCTCGATGCCCTTGCCGACGAAGCTCGAAATATCGCCGGAAAGGTTATTGCCGGTGTCAACGACTTCAAGGATATGAGTGTCGCCGAAGCCCAGGCCGCAGTCAATCAGCTGCTGTCGAACATTCAAGACGGCATCGCATACGTTCAATCCGACGGTTTCCGTGAGGACATCCGCGAACTTATCGAGAAGCTGCTCAAGCAGGGAGAGGCCGTCATCGCGAACAACTGCTCGATGTCGAGTGCCGTAATCCGAGTTCTCATCGACAGAATCACCGCTCTGGACACGGAGGGCAAGCCCTCCCTGTCGGCGATTGCATCTCTTCTACTCGATGGCCTGAACAGTCTGAAGGAACGCGTTGACGCCCTCTGCCCCACAACCGTCAATCTCCAGGTCTGGACGGCGCAAAGCGCCGACCGCGAATACCTCGGCACCTCATTCAACACCGTCACCGGCACCTCGAAGGTCGAACGGGTCTATAACGGGCATGCCAAGCAGCTGAAGGCATCCGAGTATTCACTCGCCTACAAGGCGGCATCGGGAGCTAACGCCGACATCAGCGCCGCTGCAGGAGACTGGGTTGCTTCACAAGCCGAGCTGCAGCTCAGCCAGGCAGGAAGCTACACGATTTTCGTTCAGGCCACCTACAACGGCGATACGGCAATCGGCAAGGTCAACTTCACCATCACACCGGCTTCCATCACCATCACCGCCCACGACGCTTCGAAGAAGTTCGCAGAGACCGACCCCACCTTTGGATATTCCATCACTCAAGGCACGCTTCTCGGCTCCGACATCATCACCGGAACGCTCACTAGGGCAGCGGGCGAGAACGTCGGCACCTACGACATTCTTGAACCCGAAGGTGGCTTCAGCAATCCGAACTACGACATCACCTTCGTCAAGGGCACCTTCACCATCAAGAACAACCAGAGCATCGGTGACGTGTCGGATGCAATAGACAATCTGCCCGACAAGGTCACCACACGCAAGCAAGCGGACCTCGTAGCTCAAGTGACCGTACTATTCGAGGCCCTCAGCCAAGAAGAGCGCGCACAGCTTCCGCAGTCCCTTCTGCAGAAGCTCGCCCGTCTGCAACAGGAATCCGGTGTGGTGAACTCCACGCATGGCACCATCGGCATTGCCGGTCTGCCCTGGTATGTTCGTCTGATAGTCGATGAGCAAGACCTTGATGACGATAAACGGGCCTTGTTCTCCGATGCCATCGGAGAGAGGGAACTGACGGCGCTTTTCGACATTCATCTGGTCAATACTCTGACCGGCGACGAATACCGCCTGCCCGACGGTCAAAGCGTAACCGTCAGCATCAATGATTCGGAACTCGCCAAACGCAGGAATATGGTCATTGCACACCAGCTGGAAGACGGCAGCATCGAATTGCTCGACGCCAAGGCCAACGCGGACGGCAGTGCCGTGGAGTTCACCACGCACTCATTCAGTCTCTTCGGCCATGCGGCGGCCAAACTCAGCGCAGCAGAACAAACCGCGCTCCAGCAGGCCAAGGCTCAAGCCGCCGTCGCAACAAGCACGACGAAGCTTGCACGTACCGGCGCAGACATCGCCCTGGTGCTCTACCTGGTAGGAGCGATGGCCATCATCGGCGGCGCAATTACCAGAAGGTCCCGTTTGCAAGGCCTGAATCGGTAACAGCGAAGGTCTGACAATCTGATTGTCTCGACGCATAGGTGGGTCTGCCCGGACAGGGCAAGCCCACCTTTCGCGATGCAGCCGCCGTGCACACATCTGCCATCAACCCTCGTCCAATGCACCCGCACACTGTGAATGTGAATTCCGCTGTGGGAATCCCTCTGGAAGAGTGATTCGTGCATTCGGCCGCCAACGAGGAAGGTCGAAGCCCACCACCACACCGAGGTGGCGAAAAATCCGGTGCTATGCCTATAATTACCCATTGTTATTCATGCGGGCGGCGCCCTCTAAACCCGTACGCATGAGGACACGCCGAACGGGTGTCTGTGCCCCACACATTCACTACGCGAAGCACCCAAGTTAACAAGGAGAGCCATTTTGGCAACCAAGATTCGTCTGAAGCGTCTGGGCAAGAAGTTCTATGCCTACTACCGCATCGTGGTCATTGACTCACGCAAGAAGCGTGACGGCAAGGTCATCGAGGAGATCGGCACCTACGATCCCAACAAGCAGCCTTCGCTGATCCAGATTGATTCCGAGCGAGCACAGTACTGGCTCGGTGTTGGAGCACAGCCGAGCGACGCAGTATTCAACATGCTGAAGATTACCGGTGACTGGCAGAAGTTCAAGGGCCTGCCCGGAGCTGAAGGCACGCTGAAGACGCCTGAAAGCGGTGCAGATGCCGAGACCCGCGTTGAGCAGGCCGACAAGGAAGCACAGAAGCTGAAGGCCGCGAAGTCAGAGGCCGACGCCAAGGTCAAGGCCGAGGCAGCTGCCGCAAAGGCCGCTGAGGAGGCTCCCGCAGAGGAAGCCACCACCGAGACCGCCCCTTCGGAAGATAAGGCTGAGTAACATGCTTGCCCAGGCAGTCGAACATCTCATCAAGAACATCGTTGATTTTCCTGATGACGTCTCCGTCAAATCCAATGAGAACAGCCGCGGCGAATTGCTTCGTGTGCGCGTCAACCCTGAGGATATCGGCCGTGTCATAGGCCGCAGCGGCCGCACGGCCAACGCGATTCGTACCGTGTCACAGGCTTTGGCCGACCACAAGGTACGGGTTGACATCATGGATGTACGTAGGTGAACGGCTGACGTGAACGAGCACAACAGCAATGACGACCCTCAGCAGCGCGAGCTCCTGAGGGTTTGTCGTATCGGCAGAGCACAGGGTCTCAAGGGCGAAGTGAATGTCATGGCCTTCACCGATGAAGCTGAACGACGATTCGCACCCGGTTCCGTGCTTTCCACTGAGGACGGCCGCGAATTCACCGTGATTCGCTCGCGAAGCTTCAAACTGCGTTGGATTGTCCTGTTCAAGGGTGTCGAGGACCGCAATGCTGCCGAAGCTCTTAACGGTCTCGAACTGTTCTGCGAAGCGGACGATGCCGAAACCATGGCCGACGAGGATGCATGGTACCCGTCCGATCTGATTGGTCTGCAGGCTCGATTGGTCGACGGCAACGCACTTGGACTTCCTGAAGGCACCAGTGTCGGTACCGTCAGCGACGTTCTTGAGGGTGCAGCACAATCCATTCTTGAAATCACATCGCAGTCGGCGGATGGCGATGCCCTGACATCGCTGGTGCCCTTTGTCGATGAAATCGTTCCCGAAGTGTTTCTTGACGAAGGATATCTCACACTGGACCCTCCCGGTGGTCTCATTCCCGACCCGCAGGCGCTCGGGTGACTGCGGCTCACGCCATCTGAAAGCGGCAAGCCACGCTGTTGCGCCTCGCATTGCCGCAACCCTGTGCAACAGATTCGACACTGTGCGGTATCACACTCGACACGCCGAGAATGTGCAGCTTATCGTGCGTCATTGCACAGTTTCGGCAGAACAGCGACTCGGCAACCGATATGGTGAATACTATGCGTATCGACATCGTCTCCGTATTCCCCGAATACTTCCATAACCTCGATTTGAGTCTCCTCGGCAAGGCTCAGGAACATGGATTGCTACAGGTGCAGGCGCATGATTTACGCGATTGGACTCACGATATTCATCACTCCGTGGACGACACACCCGTGGGTGGTGGGGCCGGCATGGTGATGAAGCCCGAGGTCTGGGCGGAATGCCTCGACGAGCTCCTGGGGATGGATGACGCCGCAGAAGCGACCAAAGCCGAGCAGGCATCGTCCCCAGTGCTGATACTCCCGAATCCTTCAGCGCCGCTCTTCACGCAGCGCGACGCGACAGAACTCTCCCACGCCGAACACCTGATTTTCGGCTGCGGCCGGTATGAGGGCTATGATGCCCGGCTGCCCGAGTATTACCGCGACCAGCACATCGATGTGCGTGAATACTCGATAGGCGATTATGTGCTTAATGGCGGCGAGGTGGCCGTATGCGTCATGCTTGAGGCAATCACCAGACTGCTGCCTGGTTTTATGGGAAACCCGAACTCCATCGTCGAGGAATCCTATACGGGTGCACAGTCTCTTTTGGAGCATCGCCAATACACCAAACCGGCTCTTTGGAGAGGGCACGAGGCTCCACCGGTGCTGCTCAGCGGTGACCACGCCAAGGTGGACCGCTTCCGGAGAGACGATG
Proteins encoded:
- the rimM gene encoding ribosome maturation factor RimM (Essential for efficient processing of 16S rRNA), yielding MNEHNSNDDPQQRELLRVCRIGRAQGLKGEVNVMAFTDEAERRFAPGSVLSTEDGREFTVIRSRSFKLRWIVLFKGVEDRNAAEALNGLELFCEADDAETMADEDAWYPSDLIGLQARLVDGNALGLPEGTSVGTVSDVLEGAAQSILEITSQSADGDALTSLVPFVDEIVPEVFLDEGYLTLDPPGGLIPDPQALG
- the trmD gene encoding tRNA (guanosine(37)-N1)-methyltransferase TrmD — protein: MRIDIVSVFPEYFHNLDLSLLGKAQEHGLLQVQAHDLRDWTHDIHHSVDDTPVGGGAGMVMKPEVWAECLDELLGMDDAAEATKAEQASSPVLILPNPSAPLFTQRDATELSHAEHLIFGCGRYEGYDARLPEYYRDQHIDVREYSIGDYVLNGGEVAVCVMLEAITRLLPGFMGNPNSIVEESYTGAQSLLEHRQYTKPALWRGHEAPPVLLSGDHAKVDRFRRDDALTRTSEIRPDLIEALNCAELDKADRKTLMSLGWEVSGTHPKPLADAHMKQRA
- a CDS encoding RNA-binding protein — protein: MLAQAVEHLIKNIVDFPDDVSVKSNENSRGELLRVRVNPEDIGRVIGRSGRTANAIRTVSQALADHKVRVDIMDVRR
- a CDS encoding MBG domain-containing protein, translated to MAKNTVRKHFPGLAALKSASAKALGAGLACVLLVGTAVTPAYADTSDDLKSSLTSTCVAQLATSDSQKPLYESICAQIVDKTYDALTKIDRETALLVMRQVASSVAAYAQEISEKVLAGDLALEDVDDDIKQTIDNLIDEAGEQVKTAVSSMVYEELYTSHIVDGKPGIDGSNHTSEYWQAYDAAYASNLALMQNEEGVAIAQQAVAAAQAELDKNVSTLNTYQSLVNGSPSILEQIANGSATYSNGKITSGGSIVSITDGGLKIALGLLQGAKDALTNFDTGKQKATDCVNQKEGSTYTVLGLGTFSCVGGGTFSSQNAARKAAQTALSTTYTDPAKNALNDALTSGVSAASSTANTVIDQIRSTIGQPADQSTGAGATGLYQALAEVEAALNNKELSAEERARQLTHTTSALPAEQAQQLAASTAAEAISTAVASAVTSALHSVKQQLFDAIEEAAKQIADAVNAALDAAAQEAKKQLEEIRSEIAKIQAELQDLADQVEQGVESAKQRYAELLSRLDALADEARNIAGKVIAGVNDFKDMSVAEAQAAVNQLLSNIQDGIAYVQSDGFREDIRELIEKLLKQGEAVIANNCSMSSAVIRVLIDRITALDTEGKPSLSAIASLLLDGLNSLKERVDALCPTTVNLQVWTAQSADREYLGTSFNTVTGTSKVERVYNGHAKQLKASEYSLAYKAASGANADISAAAGDWVASQAELQLSQAGSYTIFVQATYNGDTAIGKVNFTITPASITITAHDASKKFAETDPTFGYSITQGTLLGSDIITGTLTRAAGENVGTYDILEPEGGFSNPNYDITFVKGTFTIKNNQSIGDVSDAIDNLPDKVTTRKQADLVAQVTVLFEALSQEERAQLPQSLLQKLARLQQESGVVNSTHGTIGIAGLPWYVRLIVDEQDLDDDKRALFSDAIGERELTALFDIHLVNTLTGDEYRLPDGQSVTVSINDSELAKRRNMVIAHQLEDGSIELLDAKANADGSAVEFTTHSFSLFGHAAAKLSAAEQTALQQAKAQAAVATSTTKLARTGADIALVLYLVGAMAIIGGAITRRSRLQGLNR
- the ffh gene encoding signal recognition particle protein translates to MAAFTSLTDRLSGAFKHLRSKGKLTPADIDATIREIRRALLDADVALDVVRSFTAQVRERALGEEVSKALNPAQQIVSIVNEELTKVLGSGVDRPLNFAKKPPTIIMLAGLQGAGKTTLAGKLGYWLKDTGHTPLLVAADLQRPNAVTQLQVVGERAGVPVYAPEPGVQSGSSDVVSPGQSTGDPVKVARDSVRLAQDKLYDTVIIDTAGRLGVDQELMAQARNIRDAVQPNEILFVIDAMIGQDAVQTAKAFDEGVDFTGVVLSKLDGDARGGAALSVASVTGKPILFASTGEGLKDFEVFHPDRMASRILDMGDILTLIEQAQKQFDEEEAREAAAKLSDGSFGLDDFMSQLQQVRKLGSMKSLLGMIPGMAQHRKELEQFDEKEIDRTEAIINSMTPQERHEPKIINGSRRARIAYGAGTTVSAVNGLLQRFEQAAKMMRRMSNGSRGMPGMPGMPGMGGAAGAGKKGGKKSKKRNSKSGNPMKREAEEKALRERLSGNGPKSSGSAFSKKPQTPAGMPDMPPNLGGGLGGLLGN
- the rpsP gene encoding 30S ribosomal protein S16, which codes for MATKIRLKRLGKKFYAYYRIVVIDSRKKRDGKVIEEIGTYDPNKQPSLIQIDSERAQYWLGVGAQPSDAVFNMLKITGDWQKFKGLPGAEGTLKTPESGADAETRVEQADKEAQKLKAAKSEADAKVKAEAAAAKAAEEAPAEEATTETAPSEDKAE
- a CDS encoding endonuclease/exonuclease/phosphatase family protein, with the protein product MALRHIPSRWDVYRPLPELIALIPLLWIPTALILLACVLAGAVPQGITAAALLCVQGLWHAAMILDMPGPLLRLTGLPERRSTAEHGAHSGDALHVMTLNCRFGRADPVSVIRTVRDNHIDVLALQEVTPELLQSLETAGLDTELPYTVTGASRDDDNGGSNALLLRVEANSSEESSITLPAAAIPTATLTLGETGIRFASAHPKSPGRGGRFWHQGIQSLGELGGSPSHWDSEPTPSDAWSDQQIPASAKTRRASAVETVLLGDLNSSLYHPVFRSLLRTSSFVDASYELGKGYHYTFPSSWRWIPALIEIDHVLLTPGLRPVALKSLPIPGSDHRALVASIRVA